The DNA sequence TTAAGATGGCCCCACATGCCTACTCACAGTCTGCAGCTGCAACAAAGGAATCTCTTACAGTTCTGATAAAAACCTAAACCTCATTCCACTTCACCCTTCCACAACAAGGCTGAAATTCATACCCATTTGGAGCTCACTATGGGGTTTGTCTTAGGGATGTAATTTTGCTCATTGTGGACcttatcattaacatttctaaaaataaaaaatgcatttactATCAGACTAGaattttcatgtattattttatataataaataggAACAATGAGACACTGGTATAAAATAGATTGTGCTATCTCCTTCTTAGAGAGCTCTAGAAGAAGCATCAGCACTAGAGCCAGCCCTAGACACAACCCTGCAGCAGCCTTTGGTATTCAGAAATTGGACCTCCTTGAAGAATGAGCCACCCCTGAACGTTCCCAGGGTTCTCAAAGCCTGGGAAGGAGACTGACGCCTATAGACAGACAGTCTCTCTCCTCAGGCTTCATCTATGAGCTCAGCAATCCTCCAGACACTGGCAGATGTTTCCCCAGGTGacccttctctttcctgtcacTGGATGTCAGAGTCTATGGTTACAACCACAGACCCACCCACAGACAGGCCATACATACACAGGAAGGTTTTTCATGGAGCCCTTTTCATTTGAAAGGCATGGAGGCCTATGATTCTTTGGCAGTGAAGAATGGGTTTGATGGTGAGGgatggagagaaaaaactcaaggCTAGAATTAGTTTGTTGTTTCTTGATGGTAAAACACTATTTTATGGATTGTGTTTGTATAGTATTTTATAGTTTACAAAATTCATGAAATACAATGAGCCTTTTAAATCCTCACAACATCAATACAAGAGAAGCTTATTAGCTTCATTTTGTAGCTGAGGTTCTGTAGCTTGCCAAGGTCATTCAGGTTAATCCAGGGCTCACACCCAAGTCTTCTAGTTTTGGCATCACTGTTCCCCTTCATAGAAGCTtatggaagaaagaatgaatgaatgactctcCCTAGCTAGATACTATAGAAGATATAGAAAAGCAAATAGTTTCCAGGGAACTGAAGGTaactcccctcttctctcctcacACCCACCCCACAACCACAGTCAGACAGTGGAATTTAATTGGCACCTATTGTAGGTTTTGCAAGAATAGATGAATTACATTTCAAATAGTGCCAGTGATACTTGAAAACCAACAAAAGGATATGGTCTCCCAAGGTGTATTCTAGGGCCCAAAGTGTGGCTTCTTTTGCAAAACATCCCATGGAAGCACTAACTTTTAATTCATACCACCAAGGAGATATTTGATTGTTTCCTGGAAATGCTAATAACACAAAGCTCATAAATACTAATGAAACACTATAGATTAGCAAAGCTCAGCAAGTAACCTAGGGGGCTAGAAGAGAATTCttagattaaaaaatataaagaatacctTTTAATCGAATTTTCCCCAGACTGGGCTCCCAAATATTAATGAATACTCTCTTTGGCTGTGCGGAGAGCCAACTCTAATAAGTAGCTTTAGGAATGCAGAAGTGAGTTATTGACTTAGCTTTAGCTTGAAAAGAAATTTGTTTATTCAAAGGCTATTTTGGGTGCCATGGGATGGACAAGTTTAAGACAAAGGTGGGGGGGAAGGGTTGGAGGGCCTAAGACATTGAGGTAAACACATAATTCAAATGAATGCTTCTATTTCAGCCAACTAAGCAATCCAAGTTGAAATTTGCTtattatatttgtcttttatGACTTGAACCTTCAATAATAAGAACTCCCCTGGAATATACAAGGCTCCATGATGTCAGAAATTGTAACTTTGTTATTCATTACTGAATCCACAACACCTAACACAGAGTGTGGCACATATTAAGTAtccaataaatggataaagagcTCTCTTAAAACATTTTCCAGTACTTTTCACATCTTGTGATCTTTTCTTAAAGGATGGCTCTGATCACAATGTTCTCCAGTTATAAAAGCTCCCAAATAAACACAAATACCATCTCTACCCTGACCACAGTTTACCCTTCTAGCCTGTCTTCCAGTTTTCTCCTCTCCCATCCTGAGCCCCAGGATCATAAATAGACATACTATTCTCCCACTCATGTTCTAGAAGTTTTTCTGCCTGGAATGTTTAAACATCCTTTTtacccattttctttttcaaaatccttCTCATATTTCAAGTATTTTACCTCCATGAAAAGGCCCTAATATTCTCCAAGAACTCCCCTAGCTGACCCCAAGAATAGGCTCCTGctgtctttctgcttcctacaGGGGCCATTATGACCCAATGCAGAATAATTTATCAATAATTGTGATGGTGATGTCACTAGCATGAATCACATAACTACTGTGCAAGAAGCACTTGATCCCAGGGAGGCTAAGTATGGGGTCAAATTATAAATTATCACCCAAAGTCTTCCCACAACAGAGTAGAAAAAATAATTGcagataagttaaaaaaaaaaaaacccaaaactgggCCATACACAGCTAAGGTAAAGGCAAAGGTTATAgcaaagggagaaggaaaatccAGACAAGGCAAGTAGTGTGAGAGACTACTGAGGGAATACCAAGTGCTGCTTTTGTCTCCAAAGGGCCTGGAGGCTTAATGGTGCATGGGGGTAGACCCATGTCATGAGATGTTCCCAGGCCCTCAGAGGTACTTGGGCAGAGCCTCTAGTGAGGGGATGTGACTTCTCAGAGCACTTTTCTTTGTTAGTATTGAATTTAACTTTAGGCAGTCATATGCTTTCTATAAACCTGCACTTAGGCAAGGTCtgagttttattttgtgttacttTATCCATTTGGAAAGTGTCTAGCAATGGAAAGTAAATCTCTTTGCAGCCTTTTTTTACAATAGACTGGAATAAATGTTTAAGTGAGTCTGGGGAATCGCCAAGGATTGTAAGATTCAGCAAATCCTGGGCTGCTTGCCAAAAATGGGTTAATTCCATACAAAGGAATAGGAGGAGCAATGCCTGTGAACAGCTCACCCCTTAGAGATCTGGAGCCAAACTCCCCAGAATGAACAAGGCCAACTCTGCCACACAGTCACTATGTGACTTGTGCCTCCGTATCTTCAGCTATAGGATGGGGGAATAACAGTATCTATTTCATTCTGTTgtgatgaagattaaatgagttaatagatAGAAAGTATCTAGAACTGTATCTGGCATAAAATATGTGCTTAATAAAAGTTAGCTAAAATTATTGTTATCTTCTTATACTATTCAGTCTCTGCGGTTCAGAGGGCACAGTAGTAAGTGCCAATTTGTATAATTGCAAAAAATGTGCAAATAATGCCAGCGGGGGTGGGTCCACATGCCAGCAGACTAGGACTAAGGCACAGGGACTTGATAGGCACTGGGTATAGGACATTTATATAGCATGTTATTCAAGGAATTAGATCTCCAGGGACAACCCTTTGTACAAATGCCACCCAGAAAGGCCACACCTTTTATGCTCCAGTGTGGGGCAACAGAATTAAGTCTGAACTAGCCTTAATTCTGAACCCAGGCCCCCTGGTGCTTTTATCCATAACCATGGCACCATCCTGTTGCTCACTTCAAAGGTAAAATTCTCTAGCTACCTGAAGAaacatgagttcaagcccagcctgaataacaaaatgagaccctgtctcaaaaaaaatacatgtgaagGTGACTAGCAAAATACAACACAAAGTAACATCTTTATCATTCTTATTCctccacttgcctagcattctgtTAGTGTTAGACTCATTACACAGAAGTCTGGTTGCTCACTGTAGCTCCGTGCAACCTCAAAAATATCACCTCACCACTTTAGACCCCATATTTGTCATCTTTAATTGAGAGAGTTGGGTGGGATGATCTCTAAAGCCTTCAACCTAAAAACCAATGACTCTTTGTATTTGGGTCCAAGGCAATGTCTTATACTGAGAGGTCTCTTAAACTTCTTTGAATCATACCTGTCCTCAAAGTCTTGTTTGGATACAAGCTCCTCTGGTTTCTAGAGTCCACAGGAGCCTCAAGACCTTATACTTGAGAAATGAACCTTAAGATATATGTGGACAAGTGGAGAGGTGACAAAGGAAAAGGAGCTGCTCTGTATAAGAACAGAAGAGCAGTCCTTGCTATATACTGAGTTCAGGATAGGAGCACAGGGGAACACAAGGTCCCACACCAGTTTGCAAGATATTGCAAAGCTCCCTTCTCCTAAGAAGAAAGGGAGCAGTCAGAGAAAGAAACTTTAGAATATTTGAGGGATGGAAAACAGAGGAGGGTCAAGAGGGAGAAGAGGTAAAAAGCACAGGGTACAAGTAGGATGTAAGGAGGGAAGGAGACATGGAGCAGGGAAGAGAGCAAAAGGGACAATAAGGAAGGCAGGAGTGAGGCAAGATAAGAACTGATGATCTCTTAGATTGGAGAAGGCCCCTTTCATAGGCAGCAAGATGTAGACATTTCAGCTCTCCCACTACCTAGGCTTTAGTAAGCATTGAAAATGGCAAACTATTTCGTAGAAGGTGAGATACAGAACTGTCCCATGGGGAATATGTGTCCAGCATCTGTCAGATGAGCTGTCATGGAGAAAAGATTGAGAAGTGCTATTGTAAAGGATACAGAGAGCCAACTCCAACCAGAATACTGGATATCAAATTGATTCATTTATCTAACCACTGCATatcacctactgtgtgctggatttaatatattaattcttttattctAAGCCCAATATCATATGTGTGCATAGCAAGAACTGGTTAATGCTATTGACTAAGTGCATGCATTTATCTTGTTTAATCTCTTCAGGTGCTATTGGTGGCATGCTCTAACCCAAAGCTGAAAGAGGAATAAATTCCAAGTGGCCAAGGCTGGGTCCTCTTGAGCCCAGAACTTACTAAAGAATTGCAAGTCTTCAGCACCACACTAGCCAAGTACTATGGAGAATATCAGCTCCTTCTTCAACAATATCTGGAAAACCATCCTGACCAAACACCAAGAGGGCATCTTCAACACCATCTGCCTGGCCGTTCTCCTGGGACTGCCACTACTGGTGGTCCTCACACTCCTCTTCATCTGTTGCCATTGCTGCTGGAGCCGGCCAGGCAAGAGCAgcaaacaaccagagcaaaacaagaggaagaagaagaagaaaaagaagaaagatgaagaagaCCTCTGGATCTCTGCTCAGCCCAAGCTTCTCCAGATGGAGAAGAGGCCATCACTGCCTGTCTAATGAGGAAAGAAGCAGCAATGTCTTCCCTCTGGGGCCAGGCCTCTTTCCAGTAATACAGAGACTAGGGAGAAGGAATCCTTGTAGTGACATGCTCCTGCCCACAGACTACTCAGCCAAGGAGCAAATCTGAGTGTCTCAGTGTAGGGGAGCACATGGAAAATTCTTGCACTATCTCGGCAGCTATGTGTTCAATACCAGTGCTCTTTGCTATAGACCCAGACATGCATTACACCTGTTTTTGACATACTCCAAACACAAAAGAACACTTACCTATGCATCTTATATGGCTTCCAAGTATACATACCTATCCatcacacattcacaaattcagaTAACAGATACATGACAAATCCATCAAGTGACCATTGAATATGTACTTTGTGCAAGGCAGTACATTGTATACACTTACTGAAATGTCTCATGGGAGGGCATGGCCAATTTAGACACATATATACAACTATATAGCCAAGCAACATTCCCAGGCCATGTCTGTTCCATATGTCACTCAGGTTGGAGATGTGTGCTTTCCTATTCCTATACCTACATAGCTTTTTACTGGAAATACTCAGATTTGGACATTCCAGAAACCTGATATAGTCCCCACCTGTTCTTATGCTTTCTGACCCCTTACCTGGGCCTAAAAGTTTAAGCTATGATGGATCAAAATTTATTGAAATCTCTTTTCTTGAAACTCATGACAAAGTCCTCATTACCACTGACAGGTGTTTAATGCAGGCCACTACCCCATAACCACTCAGCAAGGTGCCCTTTTATAAGCAAGAACAATCAACTCTTGGCAGTGACTACTAGAAAGGTATGGAAACCTACTTAATCACTTCAGTGGACTGTAGTTGTATACCTGTGCAATGTATGTACAGATAGAAAGGGTAAGGAGGTACTGCATCTGAGCTAGGTATCTTCTGTGTAACCAAAGTTTTCAGTAGGGAAGGCACTAACACAATCACCAGGACAGCCTCAATGAGGGCATACTAGAAATTATTTCATAATGTTGTAATGGTGCGTGGTATGTAGTAAGTGGAATGAAGAAGTAACAGTTTAAATGAAAGCAGGATAAAGCTATAAAGAAGTTTACTACTATTTATCTTGAAGCTCAGGCAAGTGTcttgcacacagtaggtactcataAGTGTAGTTGCTATTGAATATATGATAATATTAAGGGTAAACTTATAATACCTCACCAATCCACCCTTAAGTGACCTTCTCTTCTAAGAGATGCCACCAGTTGCTGCAATGGATGAACTAGATAGGTATTAAGACTAGAGTTAAGTTGATTCATGTTCCCTGAGGCATGAGAGGACATGTCAACCAGATCTGTCCTAAATTGAAGAGAGCTCCACactaggctgagattgggaggcagAATTAATCCATCTGTATGATGAACTGGtttgtattttgatcatattatgACATATTATAAAGATGAATAATTCCAAATTTAGGAATAAGTTGTACTCTAAGTTCATTTGCGAATCTGCTGGGGTGCGCTCTCGAAATATTTTCCCATGGAATCCACAGTGGTAAAACCACTTTCTAATTACTAGCATAGCTAAACTATGAAATTTATAGTAGCAAAAACCTAAATTTGATAAGACTGTGTGAATGGTAAGGTGTACTGTGTTTGCTCACTTGGGGCTACCTGGTACTCCAGACCTTTGTAGGGTAGACTTCTGGTGGTAACTCTTGCCCCACAGTTTTCTAACAGAAAACCCTGTGAATCCTAATTTAGACCTACATGTATTTTAGAGCCAGTCAACTTCACCCCTCACCCTACATAGCCCTAAATTCCATAGGCACTCAGACCCCCCACTCATAACCCCTTTGGCCAGAGAAAGAAGCACTTTCTGATTCTCTGTCTCCTTGTCATATGGAGAGCTTGttgtgcagcatctagcacacatgGCATTACCGTTCCCATCTCCAACTCAAAGTCTTCCTAAAATGGATGACTTTGGGGAGACATAGAGGCTGATGTCAGTTATGATCTGGAGAGTGGATCACCAGGATCAGGTACCATCCAAGTGAAATCGTTTCCATGGCAACTGGCTGCCAGTTTGCATTAAGGCAGCAGTCAGTTGTCATTGCCGTGACAAGGCCTCTGTCTCCAGGCTCAGTGTCCCTACTGTCTCCTAATCAAATAGACTTGCACCAGGTCCAGGCAGAGACACCCAGAAAGTCACTTCTCAGTTGTTTCCATAGCCTGGGACTCAAGGGACCCAAACCCGAATAGGACttactccccaccccccagccttCTAGGCAGCCTTTGTGGAGTCCCTAGAATGGGACAGTGCTGGTGATAGGGCCTCACACTCTTGCTGAATAATGGGAATGTGAAGGAGCCAGAGGCAATGTATGgtgtcctctctcttttcttcccaatTTATTCTTACCTTctccattcttttcttgttcCCTTTTCTCCCTGCTCCATGCCAGTTCCATCCCTTTATTCCtctctactttttctcttttcttcccaaccTCTGTTCCAGAACTGCCATTAACACCTGGAGGGGGACCTCAGGCCTGTGCCTACTTAGCTCCTTTGGGGAGGTTTAGTCAATGGGGGACAAAAGAGGGGCTTCATAAAGAAGAGGCCACCTAAACTCACACAGGCTCAGGAAGGGAGGTCCTCCCACCCAGACGTCTGACCAGCCTCAACCAGACTCAGACACATCAGAAGAGGTCTTTTCTCTGTCGTTCAATggatttgctttttttaattaatatcttgtgagggaaagagggaaatgtAAAGAAAGGACAGTCACCTTTGAAGAAGAATATATAAGTGATCAAAGTTGTATAGTATTTGTCAGTATTTTTCTGCAAAATttaaacacatacaaaaatttatttaaataaatattttgaaaatgaaatggcatGCCTGGCCTCTTTACTTGCTGGAATCAGTCACTTCCTTAACTTTAGGTATGACAGTGATCACTCAGAAATGATGGATCAGGGAACTCTCCCTCTGGAGCACAAAAGGCCCAGCCTTTTTCCCAGCAGAGTCATAGGTCAGAGAACCAGGAATGTGGCTTTCTTATCCCCTCTTTGCAATCCAGACAGCCTCAGAGCATGAAATTCTCAGCAGTGCCAGCTGCAGAAAAACACAGTGATGTTCCCTGGCAACACCTACAGAACTTTCCCTTCAATGAGGTCAAGCAATGTCTTCTtacaggaaaaggggaatagcAAAGACCTAGGAAAATTAGACCTCTGGGTTAATCTGGGCAGGAAAAGACCAAGAACCTCTATGGCAGCCCAGGgtgtgcgcatgtgtgtatgtaaatgtaCAACTTATTTTCAAGTCAGCCATAGCTTTGCATTGGTTTCATGAAATGATTTAGCTTGCTCTCTTGATGGTACAAAGCTTGCCAATATAGCAGAAGCCGCCTAGAGCAGTGCTGTCCAAAAGCACCAGGATGATAGAAATGTTCTCTATCTTCCCTATCTAACATGGTACCATTAGCCACCTGTGGTTGtttaacttcattaaaattaaataaaattaaaggtcCAGtcatatttcaagtgctcagtagccacCTGTGGTTAGTGACTCCCATCCTGGACAGCATAGGTCTGTAATCTTAGGGGATCATGAACTCTATGCTGGTATTGGCAAAAAGCTGCAAGAACTATTTTAACAAGGGCTTAGGAGGGAGCCTATAGCACAGCCTCACATTTTGTCTGTTTCTCCCAATGCAGGCTATTTCTGAAGTTCTCATCGATTCCTGAGCTCCCTTTCTCATCACCACACACCCTCTGACGACCAGGAAAcagaggcttcatcccagagaccCTGCCTTGCCGGGTCACTGCTTTTTCCCAGCAGAGTCATAGTCATCCAGCTTCCCATTCATTCCCCCAAAACATCCCAAAACTTTCCAATATCCAGAAGTCACCTGGAAGGTGCTGCCCACCTGAGAGGAGCCCAAGTGAAATGCCATCAGCCCACAAGCCCAGTCTGGCCCACATGTGGGGTCTGAATATGGGATTACACAATGCTACCATCCATCAGCATTCTTCACTATCCAGAGCACTTCTACAATGGTCCCTTGCCCTTTGACCTTAACATTATTCCTAAATTCAATATCACACGATTACATGACTGAACAAAGAATTCCCTCAGCcagctttctgtttctgtcaTAGATTCAAAGGGATGTTTTCAATACTGCTGTGGACAACCCCACAAAGTGACTATTTAAGAATGGCATGACATAAATCTAGCCCCCTCTTGAGGCTATTTCTTCCATAAATAATTTTGCCTATATGTTTTGTGCCAAGCACACTAGGTACCAGTGATGCAAAGTTGTCCTAGATGAAAGGCAAACAGACCACTACAATATGGTGTGTCATTGCTTCCTTACAGGGATGCCCCAAGGCTGGGATCAAGACAGACTGATGGGGCGATCACATGAGAACAGAGTGTTGCACAGGCAGAAACTCAGAAAGAAGGGCATCATTTGCATATCATCAGCATGAAGGTCACCGTGGAATAGCAACGTAGAGTAGTCTAAGGAGGATCATTTGGAAGCTTTCCAGGCTCCCAGAAGCCCAGAAGTGCCAAGGGTGAGGACTCAGGAGCAGGGTAAGCCCAACCTGATACTAACTCAACTGTCACTGGTTATGTGATTTAGGCTCATGACTTAATTGCTCTGTTAAGATTTGTCTGCAGAATAGAACTAATGATAGTCTCTATCTCATAGGGATGATATTAAATGAAATAGTGCATATAATGCATTTGGAATTAGAAGATTAAAAAGTGCTCAAAATCATGAGAGAATTGTGTCCTAAGAGTCAAAGGAGGACAAACTTTCAAGTAGAAAGCAGTAGAGAATCAAACGATGCAGCCAGCCagatgtgatggcacatgcctataatcccagctacttggagaggcagagatcaggaggatagaggtttgagaccagctggggTTAAATGTTACagagatcccatcttaacaaataagccaggcatggtggttcacatctataatcctacctatACAGGAGACATAGATAGGAGAACTGCAGTCCAAGACTagcccctgggcaaaaaaatgagaccctatctggaaaataactaaagcacaaaaaggggctgggggtgtggctcaggtggagACCACCTTGTGAGTGATAGATCCCatcctaaaaaattagctagcatttgttgcccttaatgcagagaaactaaagcagataccttaaaagcaactgaggccaataggaaaaggggaacaggtactagagaaaaggtgagatcaaaaagaattaacctagaaggtaacacccatgcacaggaaatcaatgtgagtcaatgccctgtatagctatccttatctcaaccagcaaaaccccttgttccttcctattattgcttatactctctctacaacaaaattagagataaggggaaaatagtttctgctgggtattgagggggggggagcgggagggggtggagtgggtggtaagggagggggtgggggcaggggggagaaatgaaccaagccttgtatgcacatatgaataataaaagaaaaaaaaaaccctcaggatgaaagttaaaaaaaaaaaaaaagaaaaaagaaaaaaggaaattcaaaagtTTTGAATGAAATTATAAAGATCTGAGATCCAACCCACTATTCTCCATTCTAGAAGGTTCTATAATACCAAAAGAGCACTTTCATTATTTCACTTGGTGTcccttttataaatgaagaaatcaagGCCCAGAGAAAGGAAGCCAGCTTACCCAGGCCTGGAATGGAAACTAAGTCTTTAGCCCTCTGCCCCAGTGCTCCCATATACAGGCCCCCTCATCCAGGCTCATCTGCTGACATGGGCTCGAGATTGTGGGACTTGCAGAAGCACCTCCTTTCAGTCAGAGACTTATGAAAGCAACCAGAGGTCTGACCGTAAGCCTGTGAAATGCTCACGTGTCTCCTACAGGTGCCACAGCAAACCCCATCTGCCTCAGTGGCCTCCTCTAATTAAACCTAATTTTCTtaactttccaaaataaaaaacttttcattttgttttcttctatttaaatTGAAATACTATTGTTTATAATTATACCACAACTCATCTACTTTGTAGAACAAACTGGCTTGTATGGGCTAACCTGGAAACCTAACTTCTTCATATAACATGGAATTGGAACTCAAAACATTGTTTTTATAAACAACCAACTAACAGAAGGACTTTGGGAAGAATTTGAAAATTAGAAACTGCCTGAAATCCCTTCCAGGGATGCTCCACTTAACCTCGCATCATGCTGACAACCTCCATCCCGTCTCCCAGTCCAACCCAGTACATCAGGTCTGGAAACAGTGCCCAGGTCTTGGTACCAGATTGTCAGTCCCGAGTTCGTGTCCCTGGAGAAGTCAATGATTAAAGATGCCAGATCAGAGATTAAGActcaagcaagcacaaagtttgttgaaaggacagcaaagcacCCTGAGGGGtaggacttagtgaaagagctaagtcaCAGAATAGCTGGGGTCTAGGGGATAAAATAGGGATTTCTCAGACTTAGGCTCCCCCTACTCTACTTTGAAGCTACATTTGTAATTGGATGTCATCTGATTAACTTCTCCCCAAACCCAATCATTTGGTTGttccccccccacctcccaatCCCTGCTACCCTCTCAACCCCAccaacctccccacccccatccttaaTCAAACTGGACCTTCCAGGAGCATCTTGTTAGTCCATCCGGTCCTTGAGGTCTGCCATATACTTTTTATGACTGCCTCTTGTTATC is a window from the Castor canadensis chromosome 11, mCasCan1.hap1v2, whole genome shotgun sequence genome containing:
- the Kiaa0040 gene encoding uncharacterized protein KIAA0040 homolog; the protein is MENISSFFNNIWKTILTKHQEGIFNTICLAVLLGLPLLVVLTLLFICCHCCWSRPGKSSKQPEQNKRKKKKKKKKDEEDLWISAQPKLLQMEKRPSLPV